The DNA segment TTCAACAGCTTTGCCCGGAAGGCGGGCTGGTAGTTGACCCGTTTCTCGGTTCTGGAATTTCAGCACTGGAGGCGATTCGTTTGAATCGGCGCGTGGTCGGCATAGACATTAACCCCGCTGCTGTCCGGCTGACTCGAATGCTGGTTTCTCCGCCGCCGGCAGCCCTGCTTCATAAGGCGTTCCAGCGTGTGAGCGCGGTAGTTAAAGAGGCCATTCTCGATAGCTACGCCACAGTGCAGAAGAAGCCCGCCACGCATTACGTCTGGCGCAATGGCATGATGGAAAAGGTCTGGCTGACGAACGGGAAGAGATGCAGCCGTGTGGAGTTACAGCCAAGCGAACAGGACATCGCGCTCGCCGAGCGGTTCGAGTCCTATCAGCCGCAGCGGTTGCGCGCGCCGCGATTTTTCACGAACTCGCGCATCAATTCCTCGCCGTCGCTCAAGATGAAAGACCTGTTCACCGGCCGGGCACTGCGTAACATCGAACTCCTGTTGGCTGGGATTGATGACTTACCGGTTGCAGAACAAGAACCAATGCGGCTCGCGTTGACGGCAGCGGTCGGTCAGATGAGCAAGATGGTCTTCGCCATCACGGGTCGAGGAAAAACGACCGGCGCAAGGAGCGAGAAGATGGAAGTCGGCTCGTGGGTGATTGGCTACTGGCGGCCCAAACAGCATTTTGAAATCAACGTGTGGAATTGTTTTGAGCGCCGCGTACAGAAGCTCATCAAGGCGGTGGCGGAATCAGAATCCGCTCATATCACAGCCAAAGCTGGCCAGATCCTAACGGTTTGCGACGGTGATGCCGATTACGCGATTCTGAATGACGATTGTCTCGCGCTACTTCCACAGCTTCGCGACAAGTCGGTTGATTTGGTAATTACCGACCCACCGCATGGCGACCGCATTCCGTATCTGGAACTATCGGAAATATGGAACGTCATCCTTGACGAAGAACCACCGTTTGAATCGGAAATCGTGGTGTCGAACGCCAAGGAGCGCGGGAAGAAGACACTCGCCTACAATGAGGCCATGTCGCGGTTTTTGGAAATCGCGAGTCGCAAGTTGACCGACAACGGTTTCCTTGTGCTGTTCTTCAATGCGCGGACGGAAGCGAGCTGGAAATTCCTAGGTAGCTTTAACAACAGCGCAGACACCGCAGGAATGACGTATTGCGGTTGCTTCCCGCTGGTTTATTCGGCGGCGTCGGTTGTGCAGGATAACCGGGACGGAGCGTTGCGCACGGATTATGGCCTCGTCTTCTCCCGCGCGGCGGCTGCATCTCATTCGCTCGCCGATATCCCGGGTTGGAGTTTCACTCTGCCCACGCCAAAGGAATAATCATGCCGCTGAGTTTCGCCCAAGCCGACGCCCTGTTTCGCCAAGACAAATTGAACGAGCTTGTTGCCGATGCCGAGGGACTCCGCTTCCTCAAGCTGCGCTCTTTGAATCGCACAGAATATCTCGAACGCCTGTTCCAGTCGGCGTGCATCGCACGACCGGACGTTGGCGCACGTCAGTTGTTCGAGGCTGCGTTCAACGCCGGCATCAATGCTCCGGCGATTGAGGCGTGTGCTCGTGACATCTACCGAGATGAGCGTGAACAACGCCGAGCCAACGAAGCGGAGTTGATCAATCAGCTATACCGCGTGCAGGAGTTCAATTGGGGCGGTCTTCACCAGAACAGTCTGGAAAAAACCATCGTTGACAACTATGTGAAGAAAATCACGGATTACGAGACGCTGTGCCGGTGCGTCGAAAACGAGCTGCTAACCAGCCTGCGCGGCTACGTGGTGTGCTCATGGTATAACCACTGGACCTCAATCATAATTGAGGACATTTTCAAAGACCATGCTAACGTTCTGCCAGCCGTTGGCCTGGTGAAGAAGATTGATTTCTTCGTCCGTGACACGCCTTTCGATTTGAAGGTGACGTATCTGCCCGAAGGCTATCTCAAAGAGAAACGGCAAGCAGCCAAACTCCGCCCTGAACTGACGCTGCTAAAGCGCGCCGCTCGCACTTACGGTCTGCCAATTTCCTCTGACTTAGCTGACGCCGTGCTTCTCCAAGATCTTTGGGCGAAAGTGTCAGACCATCCGGCAGCGGAGTGCAAACAACTAATCGTGGAGCTTGTGCATTTCCGAAACACACTTGTCACTGAAATTGAGGCAGACTCAAGCGGCTTGATTCGCTGGCTTTACGAGAATCAGGGCGACCGTCGTTTCGATGCCTCAAACCGCTTGTTTCTCGTGCTCGTCGACCAACGAAACTACTTCGACTCATGGAAACTTAAGCGAGCCAAGCCACTCATGGAAGCCAGAATTCGAAATTACTTGGACGGTTGTGGTAACAATCCCGGACGACGGATTGAGTTTGATTGGGAGGGCGATCGTTATTCGACCCTTTCAGACGCGATAATTGTGCGTCATCAGTAACTGCCCAACCAATCGTTCCAGCGGACGCGCGAAAAGCCGCGCGCCGCTGAACTCAAACGTTATGCAACAAGACAAAGAGGGAATATATGCCTGAAGCAAAAATAATTTTCTGGGACGTAGAGCATGGTCATGCTTCATACCTCTGCACCCCAAATGGGAGACATATCGTTATTGACCTTGGCACAGGTAGCTATGATTCTGGTGATGAATTCAGCCCATTAAATCATCTGAAATACCATTATGGAAAGTTGTGTATCTTTCTTTCTGTAAATTCCGTTCCGCTGGGTGAGGCGCCTTATCTCTTCTTGGACGCCCGTTACGAGCAGGTGCGCCTGGAAGGAAGAATCGTCGATTGCGCCGTCGTGATGGCCGTTGGGATCGCGGCTGGGGGCAGGCGTCGCGTGCTGGGCTGCGAGATTGCCGCATCCGCAGCGGAAAATCGATTGGCGACGGTTTCTCGAAAGCCTTCCGGCCCGTGGCTTGCAGGGGGTGAAGCTGAGCATTGCCGACGACCACGCCGGACTCAAGGCGGCCCGCCGGGCGGTGTTGCCCGCGGTGCCCTGGCAGCGCTGCCGGTTCTACCGGCAATAGAATGCCGGTCACTTCGTTACGCGCCGGGAGGCGAAAAAAACGGTGGCCGCCCAGATGCGCGCCATCTTCAATGCGCCGGATAGAACCGAGGCCGATCGACTGTGGCGGGAGGCGCTTACCCAATGGCGTAAAGACCATCCCAAGCTCGTCCAGTGGGCCGAGGCAGCGATCCCGGACAGTCTCACTGTGTTCGACTTTCCCGCTGAGCACCGCGTGCGGCTGCGCACCACCAACGGTCTGGAGCGGATCAATCGGGAACTGAGACGCCGTACCCGGGTGGCCGGCATCTTCCCGAACCCCGAGTCTTGCCTGCGCCTGGTCTCGGCTCTGCTCGCCGAACCGGACGACGAGTGGATGACCGGCAAGGTCTATCTCAACCTCAACCCGTAACCCCGGCGTCATGACACCCGCCACGAAAATTTACAGAAAAGAGGTTGCACAATCTTTGCACGATCCAAGAACTCCTCGGCCACAGCGATGTTCGCACGACGATGATCTACACTCACACGATACCGAGCGTGACGCTCAAGGAGGCCAAGAGTCCGCTCGACCTCCAGCCTCTATAAACTCAGCCCAAAAGCCTCAGCCCAAAAGCCGGAATTCCATGAGCTTCCTGAAAAAATCCCCCTGGGTGCTCCATTACGCGGCCACGAGCTGCAATGGGTGCGACATCGAGCTGCTGGCCTGTCTGACGCCGACCTATGACGTCGAACGCTTCGGTATCGTCAACACCGGTAATCCCAAACATGCCGACATCTTCCTCGTGACAGGCTCGGTCAACGAGGAATCGCGCAAGGTGGTCGAGAACCTCTATGCGCAGATGCCCGACCCCAAGGTCGTGGTCGCCATCGGCGCCTGCGCCCTGAGCGGCGGCATCTTCCGCGACGCCTACAACGTCTATGGCGGAATCGATCAGGTGATTCCGGTCGATGTCTATGTCCCCGGCTGCGCGGCGCGTCCCGAGAGCATCATCGACGGTATCGTCCAGGCGCTCGACATCCTGGAGCAGCGCGCCAGGGAGCGTAAACGTCAACGCAAGGTCGTGCGCCGGGATCACGGCGACTTCGAACAGCAGATGGTGAATCCATGAGCCTCGACGAGCCATTCAACGAACTGACACTCGACCAATGGGTGCCGACCGCCGAACAGCACCAACGCGACGGCTTCCGGCTGGTGCAGATGACCGGCACCGCGCGCGCC comes from the Allochromatium tepidum genome and includes:
- a CDS encoding DNA methyltransferase, which gives rise to MQLTFSELVTPPPLNTLADPAAYRGLYAFHKYWGKKPAEPMRYLIQQLCPEGGLVVDPFLGSGISALEAIRLNRRVVGIDINPAAVRLTRMLVSPPPAALLHKAFQRVSAVVKEAILDSYATVQKKPATHYVWRNGMMEKVWLTNGKRCSRVELQPSEQDIALAERFESYQPQRLRAPRFFTNSRINSSPSLKMKDLFTGRALRNIELLLAGIDDLPVAEQEPMRLALTAAVGQMSKMVFAITGRGKTTGARSEKMEVGSWVIGYWRPKQHFEINVWNCFERRVQKLIKAVAESESAHITAKAGQILTVCDGDADYAILNDDCLALLPQLRDKSVDLVITDPPHGDRIPYLELSEIWNVILDEEPPFESEIVVSNAKERGKKTLAYNEAMSRFLEIASRKLTDNGFLVLFFNARTEASWKFLGSFNNSADTAGMTYCGCFPLVYSAASVVQDNRDGALRTDYGLVFSRAAAASHSLADIPGWSFTLPTPKE
- a CDS encoding NADH-quinone oxidoreductase subunit B family protein, translating into MSFLKKSPWVLHYAATSCNGCDIELLACLTPTYDVERFGIVNTGNPKHADIFLVTGSVNEESRKVVENLYAQMPDPKVVVAIGACALSGGIFRDAYNVYGGIDQVIPVDVYVPGCAARPESIIDGIVQALDILEQRARERKRQRKVVRRDHGDFEQQMVNP